The following are from one region of the Megachile rotundata isolate GNS110a chromosome 15, iyMegRotu1, whole genome shotgun sequence genome:
- the LOC100880904 gene encoding uncharacterized protein LOC100880904: MLGPKHHPLRGRILLSLFFLLGTFALLSRAAAFPDWTDCPAVCRCKWTSGKKSALCPDAGLTSLPASLDPDMQVLDLSGNKIPALQSEVFKRSGLLNLQRVFLRNAGIHQIHADSFRDMRILVEIDLSDNHVRSLEPGTFLGNERLRILILSGNPLKVLKSHQFPVLQHLRNLELQRCALSEIHGEAFIHLTGLESLRLDQNQLEYLEASVISNLPRLKTLTLDGNQWSCDCRLRDFRTWLIPDAPSKLYSVPQVCSSPLRLEGRKWEDVKPVEFACEPEVFVLASSIQEETNGNLSLACLATGDPEPEVWWQLNGGPVNATKLTEQTYSGTYVAYATSDFGSYNERPTARMTDRWNNLTVYNASDGDAGEYSCFAKNIAGLARDTVSVAIPRVYTAPTLSQSDNWLLWVSLAGGGAAALCASISAVLLALCVCGGTRRHSAREKVKLQGSTSFGDQEKKLLDLSVTTTTPGNSNDRGSGHGSLVEACSTGDLELAERGSICDPMNAATVTVERLRPEVTSGSVNVMRAVPCSAMFPPPPPEFTSGVLPAGIFGNIFISVSMPQDSSDRCYPDLLDIPVHGSGAVCKTTSALPSASSVSSFATLPRRALRSSDLCSPYDNMGPRVTANGSSAFSLTDVDLRLSPPPPPRIIQPPHEFVSL, translated from the coding sequence ATGTTAGGGCCAAAGCACCACCCTCTGCGAGGGCGCATCCTGCTATCCCTCTTCTTCCTCCTGGGCACGTTCGCCTTGCTGTCACGAGCAGCCGCGTTCCCGGATTGGACCGACTGTCCGGCGGTGTGTCGATGCAAGTGGACGTCCGGCAAGAAGTCCGCTCTGTGTCCGGATGCTGGCCTAACTTCGCTGCCGGCGTCGCTGGATCCCGACATGCAAGTGCTGGATCTGTCTGGGAACAAAATTCCCGCGTTGCAGTCGGAGGTGTTCAAGCGGTCGGGTTTGCTGAACCTGCAGAGGGTGTTCCTGAGGAACGCCGGGATACACCAGATCCACGCGGACTCGTTCAGGGACATGAGGATCCTGGTGGAGATCGACCTGTCGGACAACCACGTGAGGAGCCTGGAGCCAGGCACGTTCTTGGGCAACGAAAGACTGAGAATACTAATTTTAAGCGGCAATCCTCTGAAAGTCCTGAAGAGCCATCAGTTCCCCGTTCTGCAGCACCTGCGGAACTTGGAGTTGCAGAGGTGCGCGTTGTCGGAGATCCACGGGGAAGCATTTATCCACCTCACGGGACTCGAGTCGTTGAGGCTGGATCAAAATCAGTTGGAATATCTGGAGGCGTCGGTGATCTCGAATCTGCCGCGTTTGAAAACCCTCACGTTGGACGGGAATCAGTGGAGCTGCGATTGCAGACTACGGGACTTTCGAACCTGGCTGATCCCGGACGCGCCCAGCAAACTATACTCCGTGCCTCAAGTGTGTTCATCGCCGTTACGGTTGGAGGGTCGCAAGTGGGAGGACGTGAAACCCGTGGAGTTCGCCTGTGAGCCGGAAGTGTTCGTGCTAGCCAGCAGCATCCAGGAGGAGACGAACGGGAACCTTAGCCTGGCCTGTTTGGCCACGGGTGATCCGGAGCCGGAAGTGTGGTGGCAGCTGAACGGCGGCCCGGTGAACGCAACCAAACTGACCGAACAGACTTATTCAGGGACGTACGTCGCGTACGCGACTTCGGACTTCGGCAGCTACAACGAGCGGCCTACGGCCAGGATGACCGACAGGTGGAACAACCTGACGGTTTACAACGCCAGCGACGGCGACGCTGGGGAGTACTCCTGTTTCGCGAAGAACATCGCGGGACTAGCCAGGGACACTGTCAGTGTGGCGATCCCGCGAGTGTACACGGCACCCACGCTCTCCCAGAGCGACAATTGGTTGTTGTGGGTCAGTTTAGCGGGCGGTGGTGCTGCAGCCTTGTGCGCCTCGATATCCGCGGTATTACTGGCGCTGTGCGTGTGCGGTGGGACTCGTCGACACAGTGCGCGCGAGAAGGTGAAGCTCCAAGGCAGCACCAGCTTCGGTGACCAGGAGAAGAAGCTTCTGGACCTTTCGGTGACCACGACGACCCCAGGGAACAGCAACGACAGAGGCAGCGGCCACGGCAGCCTGGTGGAGGCTTGCAGCACGGGCGATCTGGAGCTGGCGGAACGAGGGTCTATCTGCGACCCCATGAATGCAGCCACGGTCACCGTCGAGAGACTGCGTCCAGAAGTCACCAGCGGCTCCGTGAACGTCATGAGGGCCGTTCCGTGCAGCGCCATGTTCCCGCCACCGCCCCCCGAGTTCACCAGCGGCGTCCTGCCCGCTGGCATCTTCGGGAACATCTTCATCTCCGTGTCCATGCCCCAGGACTCTTCGGATCGTTGTTACCCCGACTTGCTTGACATCCCCGTTCACGGCAGCGGTGCCGTATGCAAAACCACCTCAGCCTTACCATCCGCAAGCAGCGTCTCCAGCTTCGCGACGCTACCGCGACGAGCGCTGCGCTCGAGCGACCTCTGTTCCCCCTACGACAATATGGGGCCCCGTGTCACCGCCAACGGGAGCTCCGCGTTCTCGCTCACGGACGTCGATTTGCGACTGTCGCCCCCGCCACCGCCACGAATCATCCAACCACCGCACGAATTCGTGTCCCTTTGA